The Cyanobacteria bacterium QS_8_64_29 genome includes a window with the following:
- a CDS encoding DNA (cytosine-5-)-methyltransferase has translation MSEQRNRPLGIDLFAGAGGMSLGFEQAGFDVVAAIDSDPIHCATHAFNFPDCPTICSDVARLSGAAIRARTGIGDREIEAVFGGAPCQGFSPMGKRALDDPRNALVRHFVRLVVELQPAYFAFENVPGLARGKHQQFLDELLVEFAAHGYTPTAGIFNACNYGLPQDRKRLFLLGARRDRVCPALPAAAGAPPTVQDAIGDLPEVERFPELLERDWVEAQLGPPSAYARALRGQGQACGYRRNYTPNLLTASRRTAHAQRSRKRFAATPFGQIERISRFLKLDPNAVCNTLRAGTASNRGAHTSPRPIHPYTPRCITNREAARLHGFPDWFRVHATKWHGFRQIGNAVPPPLAQVVGGELLHASGQSSQMPASTLALGDSQLLKLTATQAARHYGLPPADRPQRTRSVSALGR, from the coding sequence ATGAGCGAGCAGCGCAATCGGCCTTTGGGCATCGACTTGTTTGCCGGGGCTGGGGGAATGAGCCTGGGCTTTGAGCAGGCCGGGTTCGATGTGGTGGCTGCCATCGATTCCGACCCCATCCACTGCGCCACGCACGCGTTTAACTTTCCCGACTGCCCAACCATCTGCAGCGACGTTGCCCGCTTGAGCGGCGCCGCCATCCGTGCCCGCACCGGAATCGGCGATCGCGAGATCGAGGCTGTTTTTGGCGGAGCGCCCTGCCAAGGCTTTTCGCCCATGGGCAAGCGTGCCCTCGACGACCCGCGCAACGCGCTCGTTCGCCACTTCGTTCGCTTGGTGGTCGAGCTGCAACCGGCCTACTTTGCCTTTGAAAACGTGCCCGGCTTGGCGCGCGGCAAGCACCAGCAGTTTTTGGACGAGCTGCTGGTCGAGTTTGCCGCCCATGGCTACACGCCAACGGCCGGGATCTTCAACGCCTGCAACTATGGCCTTCCCCAAGACCGCAAGCGCCTGTTCTTGCTGGGCGCGCGCCGCGACCGGGTGTGTCCGGCCCTCCCTGCAGCAGCTGGGGCACCTCCAACCGTACAGGATGCGATTGGGGATTTACCCGAGGTCGAGCGCTTTCCCGAGCTCCTCGAGCGCGACTGGGTTGAGGCCCAGCTCGGGCCGCCCTCTGCCTATGCGCGCGCGCTTCGAGGGCAGGGCCAAGCCTGCGGCTATCGGCGCAACTACACCCCCAACTTGCTAACCGCAAGCCGCCGCACGGCGCACGCGCAGCGATCGCGGAAACGCTTTGCAGCTACCCCATTTGGGCAAATCGAGCGCATCAGCCGCTTTCTCAAGCTCGACCCCAACGCCGTTTGCAACACGCTGCGCGCTGGGACCGCAAGCAACCGCGGGGCCCATACCTCACCCCGCCCCATCCACCCCTATACGCCGCGCTGCATTACCAACCGCGAGGCGGCACGGTTGCATGGGTTCCCCGATTGGTTCCGAGTGCATGCCACCAAGTGGCATGGCTTTCGCCAGATTGGCAACGCCGTTCCTCCACCGCTGGCCCAAGTGGTGGGGGGCGAGCTATTGCACGCCAGCGGGCAATCCTCTCAAATGCCTGCTAGCACGCTAGCGCTGGGCGATTCGCAGCTGCTCAAGCTGACGGCCACGCAGGCCGCCCGGCACTACGGCCTTCCGCCAGCCGATCGGCCACAGCGCACTCGCTCAGTCAGTGCGCTCGGGCGCTAA
- a CDS encoding apolipoprotein N-acyltransferase codes for MGLAAGEAFGLAWVALVPLWMGVRQAQPRYLLAAIAWGLAYYGISLFWLTGLHPMTWMGVPWLASVAIAAFCWIAVTLWGTAYVAAWAAGMAWLSRRLGAGHAPTFVLAGTAGWCALELLRSATPLHWSYLGLTQSPHNLAVLQLAQLAGPTAVTAVLVATNGLLAEAILARWGPRSPGPIPLAGAALAVLLGGHGLGWGMLARPLASAQAEPLQVGIVQGNVPNEIKLKGRGRRQAIARYTRGYRQLTAAGADAVLTPETALPLAWPQYARRREQFYRAVVAAEVPAWLGAFGAEGQTNSLFALTGEGQTRDRYDKAHLVPLGEYVPLEGILGGAVDRLSPLESRLAAGELGQTFETAWGPAIAGICYESAFAHHFRQQAARGGRFILSASNDAHYSRAMPAQHHNQDVMRAIETDRWAVRATNTGYSAIVDPRGRTQWISGFETYATHLGTITPRQTQTPYVRWGNWLTWGLVGAAAASWGWAEWCR; via the coding sequence ATGGGCCTGGCCGCTGGCGAGGCCTTTGGGTTGGCCTGGGTGGCGCTCGTCCCGCTCTGGATGGGGGTACGGCAAGCCCAACCGCGCTACCTGCTCGCCGCGATCGCGTGGGGACTGGCCTATTACGGCATCTCGCTATTTTGGTTGACCGGCCTCCATCCCATGACCTGGATGGGGGTTCCCTGGCTGGCCAGCGTGGCGATCGCAGCATTTTGCTGGATTGCGGTCACGCTCTGGGGCACTGCCTACGTCGCGGCCTGGGCAGCCGGCATGGCCTGGCTGAGCCGGCGCCTGGGCGCCGGACATGCGCCTACCTTTGTCCTGGCTGGGACGGCAGGCTGGTGCGCCTTGGAGCTGCTGCGGAGCGCCACACCGCTGCACTGGAGCTATCTGGGGCTGACGCAAAGCCCCCACAATTTGGCCGTACTGCAACTGGCCCAGCTCGCCGGGCCAACAGCCGTCACGGCGGTGTTGGTTGCCACCAACGGCTTGCTAGCCGAGGCCATCCTGGCTCGCTGGGGGCCGCGCTCGCCCGGCCCGATCCCGCTGGCAGGGGCTGCCCTGGCCGTGCTGTTGGGGGGGCACGGCTTGGGATGGGGGATGCTGGCGCGCCCGCTGGCATCCGCGCAAGCCGAGCCGTTGCAAGTGGGCATCGTTCAGGGCAACGTGCCCAACGAGATCAAGCTCAAGGGCCGCGGTCGGCGCCAAGCGATCGCGCGCTACACCCGCGGCTACCGGCAACTAACGGCAGCTGGCGCTGATGCCGTTCTTACCCCCGAGACGGCCCTGCCGTTGGCATGGCCGCAATACGCCCGCCGCCGCGAGCAGTTTTATCGGGCTGTGGTGGCAGCCGAGGTGCCTGCCTGGCTGGGAGCATTCGGCGCCGAAGGGCAAACCAACAGCCTGTTTGCCCTCACCGGCGAGGGCCAAACCCGCGATCGCTACGATAAAGCCCATCTCGTCCCGCTGGGCGAGTACGTTCCCCTCGAAGGGATTCTGGGCGGTGCGGTCGATCGGCTCTCGCCGCTGGAGTCCCGCTTGGCCGCTGGCGAGCTGGGTCAAACCTTTGAGACCGCTTGGGGGCCAGCCATTGCCGGCATCTGCTACGAATCGGCATTCGCGCATCACTTCCGCCAGCAAGCGGCGCGCGGCGGACGGTTCATCCTCAGCGCCTCCAATGACGCCCACTACAGCCGCGCCATGCCCGCCCAACATCACAACCAAGATGTCATGCGCGCCATCGAAACGGATCGCTGGGCCGTGCGAGCGACTAATACCGGGTACTCGGCGATCGTGGATCCGCGCGGCCGCACCCAGTGGATCTCGGGCTTTGAGACCTACGCCACTCACTTGGGCACAATTACTCCCCGCCAGACCCAAACGCCCTACGTGCGCTGGGGCAATTGGCTGACCTGGGGGCTAGTTGGGGCGGCGGCCGCGAGCTGGGGCTGGGCCGAATGGTGCCGCTAG
- a CDS encoding homoserine kinase, translating into MAAAVMVTVPATTANLGPGFDCLGAALARYNRFQFEPRAAGAPAVDVSATGAGAHRVSTDSSNLAYRAFCALYQHLDRTPPCIRIAITLDVPLSRGLGSSATAIVAGLVGGNQLAGHPLDAAALAELAIALEGHPDNVVPALLGGCQLAAPQPDGSWQWCRLPWHSAIVPVVAVPNFELATQQARAVLPERVERAAAIANLGALGLLLRGLALGYGPWVQAGMVDALHQPYRQDLIRGYAPVRAAALAAGAHGIAISGAGPALVALSNAGMAEAVAAAIAQAWQREGVTAEAQALALDEGGAWNRAHAAA; encoded by the coding sequence ATGGCTGCCGCCGTTATGGTCACCGTTCCGGCCACCACAGCCAATCTGGGACCGGGCTTCGACTGTTTGGGCGCGGCGCTAGCGCGTTACAACCGCTTCCAATTCGAGCCGCGCGCAGCAGGAGCACCGGCTGTCGATGTATCGGCCACCGGTGCCGGGGCGCATCGCGTCAGCACCGATAGCAGCAACTTAGCCTACCGCGCCTTTTGCGCCCTCTACCAGCACCTGGACCGAACGCCGCCTTGCATTCGGATCGCGATCACGCTGGATGTGCCGCTATCGCGCGGGTTGGGGAGCTCGGCAACCGCCATTGTGGCCGGGTTGGTCGGCGGCAACCAGCTGGCCGGCCATCCGCTGGATGCGGCAGCCCTCGCCGAACTGGCCATTGCCCTAGAGGGCCATCCCGATAATGTCGTTCCGGCGCTACTGGGTGGGTGCCAGCTGGCAGCCCCCCAGCCCGATGGCAGCTGGCAGTGGTGCCGGCTGCCCTGGCACTCGGCCATTGTCCCGGTGGTGGCCGTTCCCAATTTCGAGCTGGCCACCCAGCAGGCGCGTGCCGTGTTGCCCGAGCGGGTCGAGCGCGCAGCCGCAATCGCCAATCTGGGCGCGCTGGGCCTGCTGTTGCGCGGCTTGGCCTTGGGCTACGGCCCGTGGGTGCAGGCCGGCATGGTTGACGCGCTGCACCAACCCTACCGGCAGGATCTGATTCGCGGCTATGCCCCTGTCCGGGCGGCCGCGCTGGCGGCCGGCGCGCATGGGATAGCGATTAGCGGTGCGGGGCCGGCGCTGGTGGCCTTAAGCAATGCGGGCATGGCCGAAGCAGTGGCTGCGGCTATCGCCCAAGCTTGGCAGCGCGAGGGGGTCACGGCCGAGGCCCAAGCGCTGGCGCTGGATGAGGGCGGCGCCTGGAACCGCGCGCACGCCGCGGCGTAA
- a CDS encoding cell division topological specificity factor MinE has product MVLERLEQLFKRNRPSSGEAKERLKLVIAQDRAGLSSESLEVMRQEIVAVLARYVEIDPDETEFSLDTDDGMTALIGNFPIRRVKRQASNTGGATTNPE; this is encoded by the coding sequence ATGGTCCTGGAACGCCTGGAGCAGCTATTCAAGCGCAATCGCCCCAGTAGCGGCGAAGCCAAAGAGCGCCTCAAGCTCGTCATCGCCCAAGATCGGGCGGGGTTGAGCTCGGAGTCGCTGGAGGTCATGCGCCAGGAAATCGTGGCCGTGCTGGCCCGCTACGTCGAGATCGATCCCGACGAAACCGAATTTTCGCTCGATACCGACGACGGCATGACCGCCTTGATCGGCAACTTCCCCATCCGCCGCGTCAAGCGCCAGGCCAGCAACACCGGGGGCGCTACCACCAACCCGGAGTGA
- the minD gene encoding septum site-determining protein MinD gives MTRTIVITSGKGGVGKTTISANLGAALAYRGRSVALIDADFGLRNMDLLLGLENRVVYTALDVLAGECRLEQALVKDKRYEGLALLPAAQNRNKEAISSEQIGQLVGDLAQSYDYILIDSPAGIEMGFKNAIAAAQEAIVIATPEVASVRDADRVIGLLESNEVQQTQLIVNRVKPQMVKADEMMGVNDILDILAIPLLGIVPDDERLIVSSNRGEPLIGGSDPSLPAMAMINIARRLEGEQVRVLDLMASQNNLIERIKNWFR, from the coding sequence ATGACTCGCACCATCGTCATCACTTCCGGCAAAGGCGGCGTCGGCAAAACCACAATTTCGGCCAACTTGGGGGCCGCACTCGCGTATCGGGGGCGCAGCGTCGCCCTCATTGACGCCGACTTTGGCCTGCGCAACATGGATTTGTTGCTGGGGCTAGAGAATCGGGTGGTGTACACGGCGCTGGATGTGCTCGCCGGCGAGTGCCGCTTGGAACAGGCGCTGGTCAAGGACAAACGTTATGAGGGGTTGGCCCTGCTGCCAGCCGCCCAAAACCGCAACAAAGAAGCCATCTCCAGCGAGCAGATCGGGCAGCTGGTGGGCGATTTGGCCCAGAGCTACGACTACATCCTCATCGACAGCCCCGCCGGCATCGAGATGGGCTTTAAAAACGCGATCGCGGCCGCCCAGGAGGCCATTGTCATCGCCACGCCAGAGGTCGCCTCGGTGCGCGACGCCGACCGGGTGATCGGCTTGCTGGAGTCCAACGAAGTTCAGCAGACGCAGCTGATTGTCAACCGCGTCAAGCCCCAGATGGTCAAAGCTGACGAGATGATGGGGGTCAACGACATCCTGGACATTCTGGCCATCCCGCTACTGGGCATTGTGCCCGATGACGAGCGCCTCATTGTCTCCAGCAACCGCGGCGAGCCGCTCATCGGCGGCTCCGATCCCTCCCTGCCGGCCATGGCCATGATCAACATTGCCCGGCGCCTCGAAGGCGAGCAGGTCCGCGTCCTCGATTTGATGGCCTCGCAAAACAACCTAATCGAGCGCATTAAAAACTGGTTCCGGTAG
- the minC gene encoding septum site-determining protein MinC has translation MSADWDPQAITAAAPQVALAREGNGVRLSLPQAASTQDWPQLWQQLTHRLNGSECFWSPQAQAVLSARDRLLDARQLQAIAEALAAVDLQLERVATSRRQTAVAAAAEGYSVEQQAPSAVSDSEQVATPQAEPLYLQTTVRSGVEVRHQGTVVILGDLNPSGSVTASGDIVIWGRLRGIAHAGVDGNRNSRILALQMAPTQLRIADVVARAPETEPTHPSAEVAYVAADGIRLVPALAFNKGNSDGAG, from the coding sequence GACTGGGATCCGCAAGCAATAACGGCCGCTGCGCCGCAAGTCGCGCTAGCGCGGGAAGGCAACGGCGTTCGGCTGAGCTTGCCCCAAGCGGCCAGCACCCAAGATTGGCCCCAGCTCTGGCAGCAACTGACGCACCGGCTCAATGGCAGCGAGTGCTTTTGGTCGCCCCAGGCTCAAGCAGTGCTGAGCGCGCGCGACCGGCTGCTCGATGCCCGGCAGTTGCAGGCGATCGCCGAGGCCCTAGCTGCCGTCGACCTTCAGCTGGAGCGCGTTGCCACTAGCCGGCGCCAAACCGCAGTCGCGGCCGCAGCGGAGGGCTATTCGGTGGAACAGCAGGCCCCATCGGCCGTATCGGATTCCGAGCAGGTTGCTACCCCGCAGGCCGAGCCGCTCTACCTGCAAACTACCGTTCGCTCGGGGGTAGAAGTCCGCCACCAGGGCACGGTCGTCATTTTGGGGGATCTCAACCCCAGCGGGAGCGTGACCGCCAGCGGTGATATTGTCATCTGGGGCCGGTTGCGCGGCATTGCCCACGCCGGAGTCGATGGCAATCGCAACAGCCGGATTTTGGCGTTGCAAATGGCGCCCACCCAGCTCCGCATTGCCGATGTCGTCGCCCGCGCTCCCGAGACCGAACCTACCCATCCCAGCGCGGAGGTGGCCTACGTCGCAGCCGATGGCATTCGGCTGGTGCCGGCGCTGGCCTTTAACAAGGGCAACAGCGACGGCGCGGGCTGA